aatgattattttttctatttgttCGATATTGCcctcattgtttgtgtttgtcaccGGGGGAAAACTGCCTGAGCCAGAAGTGAAAATTGAAGTTATACATAAACCCTTCATGTGTTACCGCAAGTCAAAGTATGGAGACATGCTTCTTGTTCATCACGAGGGATTCTTGGAGAGTAATGGCACCATGTTTTATTCCAGGTAATTTGTTGCAGGAAGCTGCTGCATGTATTGATGTGCAATGTTACATTCCGTGTGCAGGCAAAGTCACtgctatatatgtatgtatatgtatctaTTGGACTACTGTGCCGCAACCCACCACCACTTGTCAGTATGTGTGCCATGGTCCATTCAGACCTCAACATTAACCACTGGACTGTCCTTATAGTTAGGTAGCAGACACTTGACCCTTAATATATTTGTGATATCAATTCTGTGTGTACTGGACTTTTCTTTCTCAAAGCAAACTGTGATGGATCTTTGTGACTCTTGGCAGCCGCAAACATGGGGATACAAATCCAGTATGGTTCACTCTTGGGATTCGAGAGGTGCTCAAGGGTTGGGATAAGGGTCTGCAGGGCATGTGCACAGGAGAGCGCAGGAAACTGaccatccctccatctctggCATATGGCAAGGAAGGAAAAGGTAACATAGACTATTTGtaatacac
The DNA window shown above is from Perca fluviatilis chromosome 7, GENO_Pfluv_1.0, whole genome shotgun sequence and carries:
- the fkbp14 gene encoding peptidyl-prolyl cis-trans isomerase FKBP14, which translates into the protein MIIFSICSILPSLFVFVTGGKLPEPEVKIEVIHKPFMCYRKSKYGDMLLVHHEGFLESNGTMFYSSRKHGDTNPVWFTLGIREVLKGWDKGLQGMCTGERRKLTIPPSLAYGKEGKGKIPPSSTLIFDIELMEIRNGPRSHESFREMDLNDDWKLCRKEVKEYLKKEFEKHGYSPNDTHHEVMVDDIFKNEDEDKDGFISAREFTYQHDEL